In the Pleuronectes platessa chromosome 8, fPlePla1.1, whole genome shotgun sequence genome, one interval contains:
- the LOC128446512 gene encoding heterogeneous nuclear ribonucleoprotein A0 gives MSTTVCKLFVGGLNVETTVDGLRGHFEQFGTLSDCVVVMNTQVGRSRCFGFITYSTPEEADTAMAAKPHVVDGKNVELKEAIAREDAGKPDLLANVKKIFVGGVKDHLESDHLVDYFSTFGVVEKAEIISDKTTGRKRGFAFVYFEDSDSATKAVNTKYHDIDGNQVEVKKAMTKQEMSTGGGRGGRGRGMQSFGGGRGGGGYGRGYGASYGGGGGYGYGDGYNGGGGGAAYGGGYGGYEEYGQGGDYNNGDYGEGYGQHQSNYGAMKADSYSYRSAAPYNRGGGGGGYGRGGGFGGGYQ, from the coding sequence ATGTCGACCACTGTGTGTAAGCTGTTTGTCGGAGGACTGAATGTTGAGACCACGGTCGATGGCCTCCGCGGCCACTTCGAGCAGTTCGGCACGCTCAGCGACTGCGTGGTGGTCATGAATACGCAGGTCGGCCGGTCTCGCTGCTTCGGCTTCATCACCTACTCGACGCCGGAGGAGGCCGACACAGCAATGGCGGCTAAGCCACATGTTGTCGATGGCAAAAACGTGGAGCTGAAAGAAGCCATAGCCCGAGAGGACGCCGGTAAGCCGGACCTCCTCGCCAATGTCAAGAAGATCTTCGTCGGCGGCGTGAAGGACCACCTCGAGTCGGACCACCTGGTCGACTACTTCTCCACGTTCGGCGTGGTGGAGAAGGCCGAGATCATCTCTGACAAAACGACCGGCAGGAAGCGGGGCTTCGCCTTTGTCTACTTCGAGGATAGCGACTCTGCCACCAAAGCGGTGAACACCAAGTACCACGACATCGACGGGAaccaggtggaggtgaagaaggcCATGACCAAGCAGGAAATGTCCACCGGCGGCGGCCGAGGAGGCCGGGGCCGAGGGATGCAGAGCTTCGGTggcggaagaggaggaggcggctaCGGGAGAGGCTACGGTGCCAGTTACGGTGGCGGCGGCGGTTACGGGTACGGGGATGGTTACAACGGCGGCGGCGGAGGAGCCGCTTACGGAGGGGGCTACGGAGGCTATGAAGAATACGGCCAGGGTGGCGATTACAACAACGGGGACTATGGGGAAGGCTACGGACAGCATCAGTCCAACTATGGTGCAATGAAGGCGGACAGCTATTCCTACAGGAGCGCGGCTCCTTACAACCGGGGAGGGGGCGGCGGTGGCTACGGCCGAGGTGGCGGCTTCGGCGGAGGTTATCAGTGA